CGGTATCATTTGTCCAGATCTTGCGGAGACGATGCCGCGTCTCGTCACCTATTACCAAACACATGCATCACACTAAAAAAAAGTCCAGATCTCCTTTTCTTAAGAAAGGGGCTCTGGACTTTTTAATGAATTAGCCAATCAACATGTTTTCTTTCGGATAACGAATCGTCCGATCTCGTTGCGCAGCAAATGTGAATAGGATTGTTAAGGATCCGACGCGTCCTAGTAACATCATGAACATGATTAAAAACTTACCGAAGCTATTGAGCTCAGCTGTCACATTCAAAGAAAGACCAACCGTACCAAACGCCGACACCGTCTCAAAGAATAAACCAATGAATGAGATATTCGGTTGTGTCAATGCAAGGAACGTCGTGATCAGAGCAATGAACAACAAACTGAAGACCGCAATCGCATATGCTTTTTGGATCGCTTGTGTTTGAACCGTTCGACGCATTAATACCGTTTCTCGTTGACCACGTATATACGTCCAAACGTTCTTCAAGATGACCGCTGCCGTCGTGACCTTAATCCCGGAACCTGTTGATGCGGAACCCGCTCCGATATACATCAAGACCATCATTAAGCCGATCGAGAGCGGCACCATCGTCGTTAAATCGATCGTCTGGAAACCAGCCGTTCGTGTCGTGACGACTTGGAAGAACACGATATGGAGCGCACTGAAAAACGATTCATCTTTTAATGAACCTAAGTTCGATACCCATTCGTAGAGCATCATCGCTAAAACACCGAGTCCATTGATGACAAGTAATGAAAGCACCATCAATTTAGAATGAAGCGAAATTTTCTTGAAGTTTCGTTTACCAGCGATATCCGCGATGACCGTAAAACCAAGACCCCCAATCATCAAGAGCGCTGCAATCGTCAGAATGAATGTTGTATCTTGTTGGAAACCGATTAAATTATCACCCCAAAGTGCGAATCCCGCATTGTTGAAGGCGGATACGGCATGAAATAGACCGTAATAGAGTGCTTTCCCAAAGGTATACTTATATTGAATGAATAAATCAAGCGCAATCAAAAACATACCAACGATTTCAACGAGGATCGTCGTGACGATGATATTACGGACGAGACGAATAGTTCCGCCCGGACTATCGAGATTAAACATCTCTTGGATAATGATTCGCTGACGAATCCCAATTTTTCGTCCCGTCACGCTCAGCAAGACGAGCGCAATCGTCATGAATCCAAGCCCACCGACCTGGATTAAGAGCATCATGATGATCTGACCGAGTAAATTATAGGATTCGGCAATATTGATCGGTGACAGTCCTGTGACGGTTCCTGCCGATGTCGCGACGAATAGACAATCGATGAAAGACACATCTTGCCCCTCTTGTTGTGAGATCGGAAGCCACAATAAAAAACCACCTAGTAAAATCGTCAATGTAAAGCCCGTTGCGATGAAACGCGCTGGTTTATCGAATAGCTGATGATACATCAATTCACCGAAACGCCCGAAGCGCGCCAGTGGTGAACGTCTTTTATGCGAGAACATCTTACTCCCCCTAGATTGTTTTCAGACAGAATTGTCTTTATCATACTCCCTCGAATTAAGAAGTTCTATCGAAATATGCAATCGACTAAACGTTTTCGTATTTTTTTGGTAAACTAGATAAAAGTGGACGTGTAATCATTAAAGGAGGTTGAGGGAAACAGTGGACCCTAAGACGGCTGATCATTCGATTGAGGATGTCTGGCGAAGGCTGGAACGACAATCACAATGGATGCCTGCGCAATTGTATTATCAATTCGAGGAACTCTTATCATTACATTTGGAGCAACCGATTCTAAATGAATTGTATCAAGTGTTAAAAAAATACGACGTACTGACCGATATAGAGCGTGACGAACGAAACGAAAGCATTCAAATGCTAATCGACGAAAACGGCGCTTGATTCTCGGTTTTTGGATTTCCGAGCAGAAGAAGTGTCTTCTGCTCTTTTATTTTTCGTTCATATACGGATTACATACAGAAAGGTGGCACACATCAATCATGGATATCGTGTCGATCATCGGGATCATTCTTGGTCTCATCACACTAGTCGGAGGTATGATCTTAAAAGGTGCGCCTCCAGTCGCTCTACTTAACCCTGCAGCACTCGTCATCATCTTCGTCGGGACAGCAGCTGCCATCATGATTTCCTTCCCGAAGGAACGATTGAAAGTCTTACCTGCCTTGTTTAAAGTCATCTTATTCGAACAAAAGTTGATGACGAAACAAGTGTTGCTCGGACAATTTCTGACACTCTCAACGCAAGCACGTAAAGAAGGTCTACTATCTCTCGAATCAGCACTTGAAGAGGTCGATAATGCTTTCATGAAGCGCGGCGTCATGATGGTCATCGATGGACAACCATCCGAATATGTCGAGGACGTCATGACACGCGACCTCGAAAATATGACGGAACGCCATCATGCAAATGCGAACATCTTCACGCAAGCTGGAACCTACGCTCCAACGCTCGGGGTTCTCGGTGCCGTCGTTGGTCTGGTCGCTGCCTTATCGGATTTATCGGATATCGAAAAATTAGGTCACGCGATTTCGGGTGCCTTCATTGCGACGCTATTCGGGATATTCACCGGGTACGTTCTGTGGTTCCCGTTCGCAACGAAACTGAAGCAAAAATCAGCGAGCGAGATTCAGTTGTACGAGATGATGATCGAAGGCATTCTCTCGATTCAAAACGGCGAATCGCCAAAAAACTTAGAGGATAAGCTACTTGTGTACCTGACACCGAAGGAGCGTGCAAACTATGAAGCGGAAAAAGAAGCCGCATGACGAACATATCTCCGAAGGCTGGTTGATTCCGTACGCCGACTTATTGACCTTGCTTCTGGCTCTCTTTATCGTTCTCTTCGCTTCGAGTAATGTTGACGCTGTAAAATTAAAAGCAATGTCACAGTCGTTTAGCTCCGTCTTCAATGGTGGCTCGGGAATGATCACGAACAGTTCTCTTTCTTCACAAGAAGAAGAGGATTCAAAAAAACTCGATGCCCGGACAAAAGCACAAAGCTATGAAATCGCCGAACTCGAGAAAATCAAAGAAGAAGCCAATCAATACATTAAAAATGAAAAGCTTGAGAAAGACATCAAGGTCGAGATCACAAATGAAGGACTCGTCTTTACGATTCGTGACCGGGCACTATTCTCGCCAGCTCAGGCAGAAGTAAGAGGACGCTCGCTTCAAATTGCAGAGGGGATGAGCGCCCTTCTCGTCAAGGCAGGACAACGTCAAATTCAAGTGTCTGGGCATACGGATAACATTCCAATCAACACAGCACAGTACCCATCGAACTGGGAACTTAGTGCGGACCGGGCGATCAGTTTCATGCGCGCCTTACAAAGAAACCCAAAGCTTGAACCAAAACGTTTTACCGTCAGCGGTTACGGAGAATTCCAACCCATCGCTTCCAATCAAACAGAGGCGGGGCGTAGCCAGAATCGACGTGTTGAAGTATTGATTCGACCATTAATCGACTTGAAAGCGAACGTACTCGACGAAACAAAAGTCGAGTCCTAACCAAAAAAGATCCTTCGTGGTAATTACCACGAAGGATCTTTTTTAATAATATGGACGAATCATGATATAGACGATAACACCGGTCAAACTGACGTATAACCAAAGCGGCATCGTAAAGCGTGTCCATTTCTTATGCTTCTCGAAATTTTGATTCACGGCATGCGCGAGCGACATCAAGACGAGTGGAACAATGACTGCCGCTAGAATGATGTGCGAAATCAAGATAAAGAAATAGATCGGACGCACAAAACCTTCGCCCCCGAACTTCGTCGATTCACTGACGGCATGATACGTGACGTACGAAATCAAGAACAATGTCGTCGTCGTCATCGCACCACCAATGAAGCGACGATGATTCACACGGTTGCCGCGACGAATGGAAATCCAAGCGCCGAGCAACAACATGAAGGTAAAACTATTGAAGATGGCGTTCAAAAAA
This window of the Exiguobacterium acetylicum genome carries:
- a CDS encoding DUF420 domain-containing protein, yielding MQQPATKRNFVPLVILLTLVINLLVALLFFAPPVQVDSGFDWTLLPFLNAIFNSFTFMLLLGAWISIRRGNRVNHRRFIGGAMTTTTLFLISYVTYHAVSESTKFGGEGFVRPIYFFILISHIILAAVIVPLVLMSLAHAVNQNFEKHKKWTRFTMPLWLYVSLTGVIVYIMIRPYY
- a CDS encoding TrkH family potassium uptake protein, whose translation is MFSHKRRSPLARFGRFGELMYHQLFDKPARFIATGFTLTILLGGFLLWLPISQQEGQDVSFIDCLFVATSAGTVTGLSPINIAESYNLLGQIIMMLLIQVGGLGFMTIALVLLSVTGRKIGIRQRIIIQEMFNLDSPGGTIRLVRNIIVTTILVEIVGMFLIALDLFIQYKYTFGKALYYGLFHAVSAFNNAGFALWGDNLIGFQQDTTFILTIAALLMIGGLGFTVIADIAGKRNFKKISLHSKLMVLSLLVINGLGVLAMMLYEWVSNLGSLKDESFFSALHIVFFQVVTTRTAGFQTIDLTTMVPLSIGLMMVLMYIGAGSASTGSGIKVTTAAVILKNVWTYIRGQRETVLMRRTVQTQAIQKAYAIAVFSLLFIALITTFLALTQPNISFIGLFFETVSAFGTVGLSLNVTAELNSFGKFLIMFMMLLGRVGSLTILFTFAAQRDRTIRYPKENMLIG
- the motA gene encoding flagellar motor stator protein MotA yields the protein MDIVSIIGIILGLITLVGGMILKGAPPVALLNPAALVIIFVGTAAAIMISFPKERLKVLPALFKVILFEQKLMTKQVLLGQFLTLSTQARKEGLLSLESALEEVDNAFMKRGVMMVIDGQPSEYVEDVMTRDLENMTERHHANANIFTQAGTYAPTLGVLGAVVGLVAALSDLSDIEKLGHAISGAFIATLFGIFTGYVLWFPFATKLKQKSASEIQLYEMMIEGILSIQNGESPKNLEDKLLVYLTPKERANYEAEKEAA
- the motB gene encoding flagellar motor protein MotB, with product MKRKKKPHDEHISEGWLIPYADLLTLLLALFIVLFASSNVDAVKLKAMSQSFSSVFNGGSGMITNSSLSSQEEEDSKKLDARTKAQSYEIAELEKIKEEANQYIKNEKLEKDIKVEITNEGLVFTIRDRALFSPAQAEVRGRSLQIAEGMSALLVKAGQRQIQVSGHTDNIPINTAQYPSNWELSADRAISFMRALQRNPKLEPKRFTVSGYGEFQPIASNQTEAGRSQNRRVEVLIRPLIDLKANVLDETKVES